The Agrobacterium vitis genome has a segment encoding these proteins:
- a CDS encoding J domain-containing protein, translated as MIFDFACQQLSSLWERLLGAVSDAAGNALSSIVEAIRTVFEGDPETRRRVSFSVAIIALSAKMAKADGVVSQAEVNAFRSIFDFPPEEARNVARLYNLAKQDIAGYEAYAEKLANLCGSRTRGCPVLEEIVDALFHIATADGLIHEKELAFLSRIAEIFEIGEDRFEQISARHLAPDQDPYGILGVSRSDDFGTIRKRYRALASEHHPDRLHARGLPVEMHAAAHQRMASFNAAYAAIEKERRAA; from the coding sequence ATGATTTTCGATTTTGCCTGCCAACAATTATCGTCCCTCTGGGAGCGGCTGCTCGGCGCGGTCAGCGACGCGGCTGGCAATGCCTTGTCGTCGATTGTCGAAGCGATCCGCACCGTCTTTGAGGGCGATCCGGAAACGCGCAGGCGCGTGTCTTTTTCGGTGGCGATCATCGCGCTTTCGGCCAAGATGGCCAAGGCGGATGGCGTTGTGTCGCAAGCCGAGGTCAATGCGTTTCGCAGCATTTTCGATTTCCCGCCGGAAGAAGCCCGCAACGTCGCGCGCCTTTATAATCTCGCCAAGCAGGATATCGCCGGTTACGAAGCCTATGCCGAAAAGCTCGCCAATCTCTGCGGCTCGCGCACCAGAGGGTGCCCGGTGCTCGAAGAGATTGTTGACGCCCTGTTTCACATCGCCACGGCGGACGGGCTGATCCACGAGAAGGAACTGGCTTTTCTCTCCCGCATCGCCGAAATTTTCGAGATCGGCGAGGATCGCTTCGAACAGATTTCTGCCCGTCATCTCGCCCCCGACCAGGACCCCTACGGCATTCTCGGCGTGTCGCGCAGTGACGATTTTGGCACGATTCGCAAACGCTACCGGGCGCTGGCCTCCGAGCATCACCCTGACCGGCTGCATGCGCGTGGCCTGCCGGTGGAAATGCATGCCGCCGCCCATCAACGGATGGCAAGTTTCAACGCCGCCTATGCCGCGATTGAAAAGGAACGCCGGGCCGCATGA
- a CDS encoding N-acetylmuramoyl-L-alanine amidase, protein MTLFTADYPDAVVVPSPNHGERIECAAPDTIILHYTGMPSEEAALSWLCTVESQVSSHYLVRENGDVVQMVPESRRAWHAGKSFWAGATDINSRSIGIEIANAGHPSLPDYPEKQVDAVAQLCLDCASRWSIPPERVLAHSDIAPVRKVDPGEHFPWNRLHALGVGHWVEPTAITGGRFFQRGDNGQPVEALQSMLSLYGYPVEINGDFDAVTEGVVRSFQLHFRPSKVDGVADYSTIDTLHRLLAALPRFS, encoded by the coding sequence ATGACCCTTTTTACTGCCGATTATCCAGACGCCGTGGTGGTGCCATCCCCCAACCACGGTGAGCGCATCGAATGCGCGGCCCCTGACACCATCATTCTGCATTATACCGGCATGCCCAGCGAAGAGGCAGCACTCTCCTGGCTCTGCACTGTCGAAAGCCAGGTTTCCAGCCATTATCTGGTGCGTGAAAACGGTGATGTCGTGCAGATGGTGCCGGAAAGCCGCCGGGCCTGGCATGCCGGTAAGAGTTTCTGGGCGGGCGCGACCGATATCAATTCCCGCTCGATTGGCATCGAGATTGCCAATGCCGGACATCCGTCTCTGCCGGATTATCCCGAAAAACAGGTGGATGCCGTCGCGCAATTGTGTCTGGATTGTGCAAGTCGCTGGTCCATACCCCCGGAGCGGGTGCTGGCCCATTCCGATATTGCCCCGGTTCGCAAGGTCGATCCGGGCGAACATTTCCCCTGGAACCGGCTGCACGCCCTGGGCGTAGGGCATTGGGTGGAACCAACCGCGATCACCGGGGGGCGGTTCTTCCAAAGAGGGGATAACGGCCAGCCGGTCGAGGCATTGCAATCCATGTTGTCTCTCTATGGATACCCTGTTGAAATCAATGGGGATTTCGATGCAGTGACCGAGGGTGTCGTCAGAAGTTTTCAACTGCATTTCCGCCCCTCCAAGGTCGATGGCGTGGCTGATTAT